The nucleotide sequence TTGTTGCTGTATCCAGTTGGGCACCACAACTGTTCTGTCCTTTTCTACCCCGCTATCGATTACCGCCCTCTGAACCCCCCTGCTTGTGCAATGAACTTTATCCGCAAACTGCATCGACTTGAATATAAGGCTTGGGTTATCATCGTGCACACTGATGTACACAGGCGTTTCCGGCACGGCAAGGGCCGCTGAAAAGACGGAGAAGTCACAAGCCCAATACCCCCCGTATCCCCTGATCAGGTCAGGATCGATATTGCACAGAACCTCAACGGCCTCCAAGCCTTTTACACCAATAACCGTTATATTCCCGACCATCCGCACGCCACGAGGTTCAATGGGGCTTACAATAAATACCTTTTTAAACGCGTTAGATGGATTGAAGTAGCTATTATTTATAAGTTTTTTTAAATAACCAGCTTCATGATACGCCATCAGCGCGTCAGACGGGACCACCACAAGTTTGCCAGGATTAATCATTTGAGCCTCGCAGTTACGCTTTGACATTCTTGCTGATATCTTGGTGGCCGACCCGTTTGGCTAATTCCCTGCCGCAAGGGGCATGCAACACACAAAAACCGCGAGCCAACAGGTTGTCTACTTGCAAGATCGCCCGACATTTTTCTGCAAAATTTACTTTTTCTTTGCAGTAATGCCAAAAAACAGCCCGTCTTTGCGTCCTTCGTAGCCGACATCCGCATCCATGGCGGCAATGTCAAATCCACGCTCGCGCAACTGAGCCGCCAACGCCTCGCAGTCAAACCACTGTTCCCATTCCGGGATACCGCCTGGCCATGAGTCAAGCCGACTTTTATTCTTGTCTATGATTATCAGCTGGCCGCTCGTACAGAGGATTCTGTGCATTTCGGCGATAGCCGCGGGCACGTCTATGCAGTGCTCAAGCACCTCGCACAACAGCACGGCGTCAAACTCACCGTCCGCCCAGCCGGAGCGCAGCACCGTACCCGTCCGCGCTGCAACCCCCTTGGGCATAAAGCGGAAAAAGGCATCATGCACGTCTTGCCCGGTCACACTTGCTGCAAGTCGCCCATAGTGAATGCGGCGCAAATACCGCCCCTTGGCTGTGCCCATGTCGAGCACACGGGCGTGCGGCACTGGCGCAAGAGCGCGCTGCACAAAAAGCAAGCGGCCGTCATCCGCAGCAATATCATCAATAAAATTGGGAAAATACGCTTCAAACCCATGTTTTTGCCTGGCGGTGAGGGCGTCCAGAAAAGCGCAGGCCTCATGAGCCAGCCCGGCAAAAGGAGCTTCCACTGTCTCAGGCAACGCGGCCATCCCCTGACTGTACGCAGCTTCGCCCAGATCGGCGCAGCCCGCAGTCCACGCCGCTTCGGCCAGCTGCAACAGGCACCGGGCATATTCCTGCGGCAAAGCCTCGTCGCTCAGGCCCATAGCGTCTATCTGTCTGGCGAGCTGCTGCAACAGGGCATTGCCTCTTTCGGGCGAATTCAGGACGATAAAGCTGGCGGCATCGCGCACATGGTCAGGTGTAATGCTTTTGACTGTCCAGCCTTGCCGATTGGCCCAAAAGCGGGCGCAATCCTTCCAGCTGCTGTTGCCCGTCCGCTCGCCCGCCTCTGCCAGAGCTGCAAAGCACGAAAACAAACCGGCAGCACCATCGGCATTCAGCCTTTGCCTGCATAATACCTGCACGCAAAGCGATTTCAGAGCAGCATCCCCGCAGACGGCCAGCACCTCTGATTGAGAAAATGCCCGTATCAGCGCGGCAAGCCCCCAAAGGCCACGTGCCTTTTGCTGTCCATCCCACGTGCTGTCGGGCATGCCCGCGACAATCCTGGTCAGCTCCGCTGCCAGCTGTAGTGCAAGCGGACGGCGACCCCAGTTCAGCAGGCAAGGGATTATGGAGGCAACAAATTCAACATCCTCCATCGACATCTCCGCCTTGTTTCCCTGCACCGCCTGCGCCACCGTGCGCTCAAGCTCCTTGACGGCATTCTGCACCAGTTCGATGACTGTAACCTTATCACGGGCCTGAATACTCTCAGCCCCGGTCAGGCCCTGCGACATCACGCTGGCGCTGGAGGGTTCGTGTCCGCTCTGGCGCAACAACTGGGCATCGAGCCAGAACTTGACAGCCCACGAGAGTTCTTCGTTCTGAAAGTAGGCCGCGCCCTGTCCCGCGCTGCCGGGGAAGCCCCCCGAAGCGTTGCGCAATGATTGCACATGGCTCAGGGCCGCCAGCCCCCGATCCTGCCTGCCCAGTTTAAGCCAGACAATCGCAGCCTGGATCAGGCCCGGAGTGCATACCCACGACACATCAGAAAAAGCGGGAACCATTCCGTCAGGACGCTGCAGTTTTTCCAGGGTCAGCATACCGTGGCGGCACACTTCTTCGGCCCCCAGGTCATAAAGGGCTTCCTGAATATAGCAGTAAAAATGCAACAGCATGTTGGGAGCGTAAAAATTGCTCAGATTGCAGTTCATTATATAGTAGCTGAGCGATCTGCGTACAAATTCATTATAGGCCGGAGTATTCAGGGCGTCCCCGGCAGCCAGGAGCCCTGGCAGCACATACAGATGCACAGCCTCATTGATGTAGCCGCGCCCATCAGCCATTTGCCAGATCGTTGACGGAGGCACGCACAACTGGCCCGATGGATTTGCGGTAGACACAATCCAGTTGCAGGCTTTGACAAGGGTTTGCTCCAGATGTGGAGCATAGGGAAGGATGGCGGCAAGCCCCCGCACAACCTGCCCGGTGTCAAACACAAATGATTCTGACGAATTGGGGCCCCAAAATGACCCATCAGGATTTTGTATTGATGCCAGCCAGCCTGCATACTGCAAGGCGATATCAATCTTGTTCAAGCGCAACAAGGTCGGGATGAAATACCCTGTCACTTCCGGGTAGGCGTGCCTGTTTTTATCGCTTACGGCAACGCCCTGGCCGGGAACTGTATTTTTTTCAACCCATTGCAGCGCCTTGCCGCACGCTGTTACCGGGCTTTCCATATCCTGGGCGGGGTTGGTATTTGTTGCGCGGGGGGCCGCAACGGCAGCCGACGCCACGCTATTTTTTGCCCTGTGGGCAGCCTGCCCGGCGGACGGAACCATCCCGACCGTGACAAGCAGATATCCCTGGTTCAAACGTTCCTTGTCTTCTGAGGGCAGCGACGCCAGCCAGTTTTCCCAGACCTGGATCAGCTTTTCGCTTCCGGGGAATGTCATAAACTTCAGTGCGTGCCCGGAAGCGATGGAAAATTCCCTCACGTCAACAAGTCCGGCGCGTATAAAAAAGTCTGCCAGAGAAAATTTGGGGTCTTCGTAACCCCATTTCCATTCCCCGCTCTGTTCCTGCGCCCACTTGCCAAGCCTATATGGCAGCGAGCAGGCATTGGGCACCAGCGAGACAACCATGCGCCGGGCCACACGTGCCGATTCCGACACGATGTGCTGAATCTGCGCATCGCCGAAATGCTCCAGCAAGCCACCGCTCCAAACCACATCGACAGATGCTCTGCCACAAGGCAGCTCGTGCAGGACGTCCGCCTGCTTAAACTCTCCCTCAAGGTGCAACAGGCTGAACAGACGTTCTGAAAACCTCAAACTGTCCACGCTGAAATCCAGCAGCACAGGCTGGCGCTTATGCAGGGCCAGCGTTGAGGATATCTCCCCGGTTCCGCTACCCAGCTCAAGGCAAACTTCCCCCGGGTTGGTGAGCTCCAGCAGCAGCTGGCCCCAGCGGGAACAAACCCCGTCATGAACGCGTTGCGCCACTATCTCTGGGGTTTGCCCCCCGACAATGGCGTTGTGCCAGTCGCCAGATGAAAGACCTTGCGCCGTTTGTGTTGTGCTTGCTTGTGCCATGGTTTTACGCTTTTAGTAGTGTGTTCAGTTTGCCTGGCAGGGTGAAAAAACCAGCCGGTCGCCGTCCACGCGGCGCATCAATTCACTCTGTTCCGGGCCAGGGTACGGAACCGTCGGGCAAGAAAATTCGTACATGCCTATGTGGCGCTGCTGCTTTGCGCACCCTACGCGGAGGGTTTCAAACAGCTGGGCCGCCCGCGCCCCGCCACGGCAAAACAGCTCTTTTGCCATATCCCGCCGGCCCTGCCAAAACAGGGCAACGGCATAATTGCCCATGGCCGCCAGGTCGTCGGGGCGCATCTTGAATGCGGCTTCCAGGTATTTGGCCGCCGCCGCCTTGAGAAAGGAATCAGACCTGATCATGCGGCTGCCCAGGGCCAGGTTGGCGTGGAACAGCGCCAGCTCCTGATCGCTGCACTGCCCGATCTGGGGAAAGAGACCGCCTATGCCGCCGCTCTGCTCCATCCGCAGCAGCGCCTTGAAGGCCACGCGGGTTGAGGCCTCCAGCACTTTTGCCGACAGCCTGACCCGCATGGAATTGTCATGCCAGCGGTAGTGATAGAGCACCTGGGGCACATACACGGGCCGCGCAACGCTCAGCATGCGCAGCCACATATCCCAGTCTTCGGCCCCTTCAAGCCGGGGGTCGTACTGGCCCGCCTGCGCGGCCAGATCCCTGCGGTACATGAAGGCGGCCATGCCGCTGTTGCAGCAGAGCATCGAGGGCAACGAGGCCTCGCCCGCCAGCCTGTCCAGCGCCCAGCCCTGCGGCGATACGCGGGCAAATGCCGACGAGGCGAAGCCCGCCTGCGGAAAGGCCCGCAAGGCCCCGGCCAGCGAACTGCAAAAATGCGGCAGGCAGACGTTGTCTGCCGAAACCCACGTGAGGTACTCGCCCCGCGCCAGCGCAAACCCGCGGTTAAGCGCGGCGGGCAGCCGGGTGTTGGGGCCGCTTTCAACCCGGATGCGGGGCGACTCGAGGGTTTCGAGGTAATTTGCCGTGCCGTCCGTGGACCCGTCGTCAACAACCACAAGCTCAAAATTTGGATAATCCTGCCCCAGAACAGATTCGATGGCCAGAGGCAGAAACGAAAGGTGG is from Desulfovibrio desulfuricans and encodes:
- a CDS encoding methyltransferase domain-containing protein, producing the protein MAQASTTQTAQGLSSGDWHNAIVGGQTPEIVAQRVHDGVCSRWGQLLLELTNPGEVCLELGSGTGEISSTLALHKRQPVLLDFSVDSLRFSERLFSLLHLEGEFKQADVLHELPCGRASVDVVWSGGLLEHFGDAQIQHIVSESARVARRMVVSLVPNACSLPYRLGKWAQEQSGEWKWGYEDPKFSLADFFIRAGLVDVREFSIASGHALKFMTFPGSEKLIQVWENWLASLPSEDKERLNQGYLLVTVGMVPSAGQAAHRAKNSVASAAVAAPRATNTNPAQDMESPVTACGKALQWVEKNTVPGQGVAVSDKNRHAYPEVTGYFIPTLLRLNKIDIALQYAGWLASIQNPDGSFWGPNSSESFVFDTGQVVRGLAAILPYAPHLEQTLVKACNWIVSTANPSGQLCVPPSTIWQMADGRGYINEAVHLYVLPGLLAAGDALNTPAYNEFVRRSLSYYIMNCNLSNFYAPNMLLHFYCYIQEALYDLGAEEVCRHGMLTLEKLQRPDGMVPAFSDVSWVCTPGLIQAAIVWLKLGRQDRGLAALSHVQSLRNASGGFPGSAGQGAAYFQNEELSWAVKFWLDAQLLRQSGHEPSSASVMSQGLTGAESIQARDKVTVIELVQNAVKELERTVAQAVQGNKAEMSMEDVEFVASIIPCLLNWGRRPLALQLAAELTRIVAGMPDSTWDGQQKARGLWGLAALIRAFSQSEVLAVCGDAALKSLCVQVLCRQRLNADGAAGLFSCFAALAEAGERTGNSSWKDCARFWANRQGWTVKSITPDHVRDAASFIVLNSPERGNALLQQLARQIDAMGLSDEALPQEYARCLLQLAEAAWTAGCADLGEAAYSQGMAALPETVEAPFAGLAHEACAFLDALTARQKHGFEAYFPNFIDDIAADDGRLLFVQRALAPVPHARVLDMGTAKGRYLRRIHYGRLAASVTGQDVHDAFFRFMPKGVAARTGTVLRSGWADGEFDAVLLCEVLEHCIDVPAAIAEMHRILCTSGQLIIIDKNKSRLDSWPGGIPEWEQWFDCEALAAQLRERGFDIAAMDADVGYEGRKDGLFFGITAKKK